From one Vicingaceae bacterium genomic stretch:
- the der gene encoding GTPase Der gives MKGIAVIVGRPNVGKSTLYNRLTKSKDAIVDEKAGVTRDRHYGIVEWNGEEFTLVDTGGWIKGSDDDFEELIRKQVALALKEADLVLFLVDLQSGITGTDDQIADLIRKSGIPCILVVNKTDEFTQIPLSHEFYRLGFEHLFPISAVNGLGTGDLLDQVLKMLPEKTEAVAGRKDLPYFTIVGKPNVGKSTFLNTLLGEERSIVSPVAGTTRDPVETLFKGFNMEFYLVDTAGLRKKNKIKEDIEFYSTLRTIRSIEKSDVCFLLLDATEGINHQDLQIVRYIVENKKGLVVLVNKWDLVENKTSNTAKEYESLIKKRLQPFDDVPVVFISALHKVRILKGLEAGMKVYENRTKKIPTSQLNEVLLPIIENNPPPAIKGKYIKIKYVTQLPTHAPSFAFFCNLPQYVKEPYKRFLENQIRKNFNFTGVPVQIFFRKK, from the coding sequence ATGAAAGGAATAGCGGTCATAGTAGGAAGGCCTAATGTAGGGAAATCAACACTTTATAACAGGTTGACGAAATCGAAAGATGCGATAGTGGACGAAAAGGCGGGTGTGACCCGCGATCGGCATTATGGAATTGTGGAATGGAATGGAGAAGAGTTTACACTGGTCGATACCGGTGGATGGATCAAAGGTAGCGATGACGATTTTGAGGAATTGATAAGAAAACAAGTGGCATTGGCTTTAAAAGAAGCCGACCTGGTTTTGTTTCTGGTTGATCTTCAGAGTGGGATAACCGGTACGGATGACCAAATTGCCGATCTAATCCGTAAATCAGGAATACCTTGCATCCTGGTGGTGAATAAAACAGATGAATTTACACAAATACCTCTGTCGCATGAATTTTACCGGTTGGGATTTGAGCATTTATTTCCCATTTCTGCCGTTAATGGATTAGGTACCGGCGATTTGCTTGATCAAGTGTTGAAAATGTTGCCGGAAAAAACTGAAGCAGTTGCCGGACGAAAAGATTTACCTTATTTTACCATAGTCGGCAAACCTAATGTGGGCAAATCTACTTTTTTAAACACTCTGTTGGGAGAAGAAAGAAGCATTGTTTCACCTGTTGCGGGAACAACTAGGGACCCTGTGGAGACCCTTTTTAAGGGATTCAACATGGAATTTTATTTGGTTGATACGGCCGGATTAAGAAAAAAAAATAAAATCAAAGAAGATATTGAATTTTACAGCACGTTAAGAACAATCCGTTCAATAGAAAAAAGCGATGTTTGTTTTTTGTTGTTGGATGCTACCGAGGGTATCAATCATCAAGATTTACAGATAGTCAGATATATTGTCGAGAATAAAAAAGGATTGGTAGTTTTGGTCAATAAATGGGACTTGGTCGAAAACAAAACATCCAATACGGCAAAGGAATATGAATCATTGATCAAAAAGAGGTTACAACCGTTTGATGATGTTCCGGTGGTTTTCATCAGTGCTTTACATAAAGTCAGAATATTGAAAGGATTAGAAGCAGGAATGAAGGTTTATGAAAATCGGACAAAAAAAATACCAACCTCTCAGCTCAATGAGGTGCTTTTGCCCATTATTGAAAACAATCCCCCGCCGGCTATTAAAGGTAAATACATTAAAATTAAGTATGTCACGCAACTGCCCACACATGCACCTTCTTTTGCTTTTTTCTGCAATCTTCCACAATATGTGAAAGAACCTTACAAAAGATTTTTAGAGAATCAGATTAGAAAAAATTTTAATTTTACAGGTGTGCCGGTTCAAATATTTTTTAGAAAAAAATAA
- the era gene encoding GTPase Era, which produces MMGEKKHKSGFVNIIGYPNAGKSTLVNQLMGMKLNIVSPKAQTTRHRILAIDNGEDYQIVYSDTPGLLKPAYELHKAMQFYIEQALEDADIFILLIDLTKDVDWEPVVLEKIKNTGVPVILTFNKYDLVKEEDVEKSIKKWTGIFPDASYVVVSALNGYMTDVLKTIILQKLPEGPEYFPKNENDISDKNLRYFVSEIIREKIFLLCREELPYSVEVYVEKYKENPEMDHIYAVIVVERESQKPMIIGKQGRMLKEIGTLARKDIEELIGKKVFLSLHVKVDKNWRKDKNKLKKYGYLIQDERNSGHSRKA; this is translated from the coding sequence ATGATGGGAGAAAAAAAGCATAAGAGCGGATTTGTTAATATCATCGGTTATCCCAATGCAGGGAAATCTACATTGGTAAATCAATTGATGGGCATGAAACTGAATATAGTTTCGCCCAAGGCGCAAACCACCAGGCACAGAATATTGGCCATAGATAATGGTGAAGATTATCAAATTGTATATTCTGACACGCCCGGTTTGTTAAAACCTGCTTATGAACTGCACAAAGCGATGCAATTTTATATAGAACAAGCTTTGGAAGATGCCGATATTTTCATTCTTTTGATAGACCTTACAAAAGATGTGGATTGGGAACCGGTAGTTTTGGAGAAGATAAAAAATACAGGTGTTCCGGTAATATTGACATTTAACAAATATGATCTGGTAAAAGAAGAGGATGTGGAAAAATCCATAAAAAAGTGGACAGGGATATTTCCTGATGCATCTTATGTGGTGGTATCGGCTTTGAATGGATATATGACCGATGTTTTGAAAACCATCATATTGCAAAAATTGCCGGAAGGACCGGAGTATTTTCCCAAGAATGAAAACGATATAAGTGACAAAAACTTGCGGTATTTTGTATCGGAAATCATCCGCGAAAAAATATTTTTGCTTTGCCGGGAAGAGTTGCCATACAGCGTGGAAGTATATGTAGAAAAGTATAAAGAGAACCCGGAAATGGATCATATTTATGCTGTCATAGTGGTTGAGAGGGAAAGTCAAAAACCCATGATCATTGGCAAACAGGGCCGGATGTTGAAAGAGATTGGAACTTTAGCCAGGAAGGATATTGAGGAATTGATTGGCAAAAAAGTATTTTTGTCATTACACGTTAAAGTTGACAAAAATTGGAGAAAAGATAAAAACAAACTGAAAAAATACGGATATTTGATACAAGATGAAAGGAATAGCGGTCATAGTAGGAAGGCCTAA
- a CDS encoding heat-shock protein Hsp20, which yields MKTLMKRNDEFMPGIASIFDEFFGSDWLPKRTVGFNVPAVNVKETDKSFEIEMAVPGMKKEDLNIDLENDVLTIWAEQKDEKEDKNENYTRREFHYSSFRRSFQLPEQVVDAKKIDAEYKDGILYIHIPKKQEAIEKGTQKISIR from the coding sequence ATGAAAACATTAATGAAAAGAAATGATGAATTTATGCCCGGAATTGCTTCCATTTTCGATGAATTTTTCGGAAGCGATTGGTTGCCAAAAAGAACTGTTGGTTTCAACGTTCCTGCTGTGAATGTAAAAGAAACCGACAAATCATTTGAAATTGAAATGGCCGTTCCGGGAATGAAAAAAGAAGATTTAAACATTGACTTAGAAAACGATGTTTTGACTATCTGGGCCGAACAAAAAGACGAAAAAGAAGACAAAAATGAAAATTACACCCGGAGAGAATTCCATTACTCATCATTCAGAAGAAGCTTTCAATTGCCCGAGCAAGTGGTAGACGCCAAAAAAATTGATGCTGAGTATAAAGATGGAATTCTCTACATTCACATCCCCAAAAAACAAGAAGCCATAGAAAAAGGCACTCAAAAAATTTCCATACGTTAA
- a CDS encoding hypothetical protein (possible pseudo, frameshifted) — MISYAGFSDRTLDLTSPKQDQFSVGTGSGVIFDSKGYVVTNNHVIDGADDIEVILNDNRTFKAKIIGRDPSTDLAVLKIDGENLPVLPFGNSDLIEVGDWVLAIGNPFNLTSTVTAGIISAKARNIRILKDQAAIESFLQTDAAINPGNSGGALVDLNGTLIGINTAIASPTGAYSGYGFAIPSNLVKKVVEDIIEFGSVQRGFLGVMIRNLNSEIAKDYNLKISQGVVIDSIIPGGSAENAGLKKGDVILEVDGHAVKTSPELQEAIGLHRPGEIVRLKIYRDGKEKDFEVKLLNKNGEAKLVKSDEFEIEKLLGAEFENIDKKTAQKLGIEGGVRVKKMEMGRLMKAGVKQGFIILKVNNTKIKNIEELRSALKNQKGGVLMEGIYENLIGKYYYGFGLD; from the coding sequence ATGATTTCTTACGCAGGTTTTTCGGACCGCACTTTAGATTTGACATCCCCAAAGCAAGATCAATTCAGTGTAGGAACAGGATCGGGTGTAATCTTTGATTCAAAAGGTTATGTGGTAACAAACAACCACGTTATAGATGGCGCTGACGACATTGAGGTCATTTTAAATGACAATCGAACATTCAAAGCTAAAATCATTGGAAGAGACCCTTCTACTGATCTGGCTGTATTGAAAATCGATGGAGAAAATTTGCCTGTGCTTCCATTTGGCAATTCTGACCTAATTGAAGTGGGTGATTGGGTTTTGGCTATAGGTAATCCTTTTAACTTAACTTCTACTGTCACTGCGGGTATCATCAGTGCCAAAGCACGTAATATCAGAATTCTTAAAGACCAAGCTGCTATTGAATCGTTTCTTCAGACCGATGCAGCAATAAATCCCGGAAATAGTGGCGGCGCATTGGTTGACTTAAATGGCACTCTGATTGGAATCAATACTGCCATTGCCAGTCCAACAGGAGCTTATAGTGGATACGGATTTGCCATACCTTCCAATCTGGTCAAAAAGGTAGTTGAAGATATCATAGAATTTGGCTCTGTACAGAGAGGGTTCCTTGGAGTAATGATTAGAAACCTCAACAGTGAAATTGCAAAAGATTACAATTTAAAAATTTCGCAAGGCGTGGTAATTGACAGCATCATACCCGGAGGTTCGGCTGAAAATGCAGGTTTGAAAAAAGGTGATGTTATTTTGGAAGTTGATGGACATGCGGTTAAAACTTCACCCGAATTGCAAGAAGCCATTGGTTTGCACCGTCCGGGTGAAATTGTCAGGTTAAAAATTTATAGAGACGGAAAAGAAAAAGATTTTGAGGTCAAGCTGTTAAACAAAAATGGTGAAGCCAAATTGGTCAAATCTGATGAATTTGAAATAGAAAAGCTTTTAGGTGCAGAATTTGAAAACATCGATAAAAAAACTGCTCAAAAATTAGGAATTGAAGGTGGTGTGAGAGTGAAAAAAATGGAAATGGGACGATTGATGAAAGCAGGTGTCAAACAAGGTTTCATCATTTTAAAAGTAAACAATACCAAAATCAAAAACATTGAAGAATTACGGTCTGCCTTGAAAAACCAAAAAGGAGGAGTTTTGATGGAAGGAATTTATGAAAACTTAATCGGTAAGTACTACTATGGTTTTGGGTTGGATTAA
- a CDS encoding TIGR02757 family protein, translating into MEKNQFHQLYEILESKFHFYHQERFIEDDPIMIPHLFSNKKDIEIAGFLTAIISWGNRKIIIKKAKILMELMDMRPYDFVVNYSEKDLLRFQKFVHRTFQFEDLLFFITALRKIYKVHGGLEQAFTNGFIDIKHSIEQARRYFIETPHLNRSVKHWPSPLKKSAAKKINMFLRWMVRKNSPVDFGLWNSVSPSLLMLPLDVHTGNVARRLGLLTRKQNDWQAVEEIMQVLRKMDSQDPVKYDYALFGMGIYEKFGK; encoded by the coding sequence ATGGAAAAAAATCAATTTCATCAATTATATGAGATCCTAGAATCAAAATTTCATTTTTATCATCAAGAAAGATTTATTGAGGATGATCCCATAATGATTCCACATTTGTTTTCGAATAAAAAGGATATAGAAATAGCCGGCTTTTTGACCGCAATTATTTCGTGGGGAAACAGAAAAATAATTATTAAAAAAGCTAAGATATTGATGGAACTAATGGATATGCGTCCTTATGATTTTGTCGTAAATTATAGTGAAAAAGATTTATTAAGATTTCAAAAATTTGTCCATCGTACTTTTCAATTTGAAGATTTATTGTTCTTTATAACTGCATTGAGAAAAATTTATAAAGTGCATGGTGGTTTAGAGCAAGCTTTCACAAATGGTTTTATCGATATAAAACATTCTATTGAGCAAGCCAGGAGATATTTTATCGAAACACCTCATTTAAATAGGTCAGTGAAACATTGGCCGTCACCTTTGAAAAAATCGGCTGCCAAAAAAATAAATATGTTTTTGAGATGGATGGTAAGAAAAAACTCACCTGTAGATTTTGGTCTTTGGAACTCTGTATCACCATCCCTACTGATGTTGCCTTTAGATGTTCATACCGGTAATGTAGCAAGGCGTTTAGGATTGTTAACAAGAAAACAAAATGATTGGCAGGCAGTAGAAGAAATTATGCAAGTTTTGAGGAAAATGGATTCGCAAGATCCCGTGAAATACGATTATGCATTATTTGGAATGGGCATCTATGAAAAATTTGGCAAATAA
- the purD gene encoding phosphoribosylamine--glycine ligase, with protein MNILVLGSGGREHAIALKLKESKHSRKIYVAPGNGGTGKDCINISIDPNNFEDVKKIVKKHSIDMVIVGPEDPLVNGIVDFFRSDDELQNTIIIGPDKNAAMLEGSKSFAKAFMQKYHIPTAKYKQFSYTELNESIEFLNSLTPPYVIKADGLAAGKGVVILHDLNTAIKELKEFFEGKFGDASKKVVIEEFLNGIELSVFVLVDGNDYVYLGEAKDYKRVGEGDTGPNTGGMGAVTPVPFVDNHFKEKIINQIIEPTISGIKKEKMHYCGFLFFGLMKVNDRPYVIEYNVRMGDPETEVIMPRLDCDLVELCLLANRNQLRESSVNFKKEYFTTVIAVSGGYPGIYEKGKLIEGLEDAENTDDLIIYHAGTKLENDEFVTNGGRVLAFTGKGETLQKALETSYKGIKKVHFDGMYYRKDIGRDLEKFI; from the coding sequence ATGAATATATTGGTATTAGGATCAGGAGGACGAGAACACGCAATAGCATTAAAACTAAAAGAAAGCAAACATTCCCGAAAAATATATGTGGCGCCGGGAAATGGAGGTACAGGTAAAGATTGCATCAATATCTCCATTGATCCAAACAATTTTGAAGATGTTAAAAAAATAGTCAAGAAACATAGTATTGACATGGTCATAGTGGGCCCTGAGGACCCCCTGGTAAATGGTATTGTCGATTTTTTCAGGTCCGACGATGAATTACAAAACACTATCATAATAGGACCTGATAAAAATGCTGCCATGTTGGAAGGAAGCAAATCTTTTGCAAAGGCATTTATGCAAAAGTATCATATCCCCACTGCCAAATACAAACAATTTTCCTACACAGAATTAAATGAATCTATAGAATTTTTAAATTCGTTGACTCCTCCCTATGTCATAAAAGCAGATGGATTGGCTGCCGGAAAAGGAGTGGTTATTTTACATGATTTAAATACCGCCATCAAAGAATTGAAAGAGTTTTTTGAAGGGAAATTTGGTGATGCATCGAAGAAGGTAGTCATCGAAGAATTTTTGAATGGAATTGAATTATCTGTATTTGTTTTGGTCGACGGTAACGATTACGTGTATTTGGGAGAGGCCAAAGATTACAAAAGAGTGGGCGAAGGCGATACCGGTCCAAATACCGGTGGTATGGGAGCCGTTACACCTGTGCCATTTGTAGACAATCATTTTAAAGAAAAAATTATCAATCAAATTATCGAACCGACGATTAGTGGCATTAAAAAAGAGAAAATGCATTATTGTGGATTCTTGTTTTTTGGTCTAATGAAAGTAAACGACCGCCCATACGTAATAGAATATAACGTTAGAATGGGCGATCCTGAGACAGAAGTCATCATGCCAAGATTAGATTGCGATTTAGTGGAACTTTGTTTATTGGCAAACCGCAATCAACTCCGTGAATCAAGCGTAAATTTTAAAAAAGAATATTTCACCACGGTTATTGCGGTTTCAGGGGGGTATCCGGGAATTTACGAAAAAGGGAAATTAATAGAAGGATTAGAAGATGCCGAGAATACAGATGATTTGATTATTTATCATGCCGGTACCAAATTAGAAAATGATGAATTCGTTACTAACGGCGGAAGAGTACTGGCTTTTACAGGGAAAGGAGAAACTTTGCAAAAAGCATTGGAAACTTCCTACAAAGGAATAAAAAAAGTACATTTCGATGGCATGTATTATCGAAAAGATATAGGACGCGATTTGGAAAAATTTATTTAA
- the purQ gene encoding phosphoribosylformylglycinamidine synthase subunit PurQ — MKFGVITFPGSNCDRDVIYVIRHQLKAEVVNLWYKDRDLQNCDFIILPGGFSYGDYLRSGAIARFAPIMNEVIAFAKRGGYVLGICNGFQILCEAGLLPGALLHNLNRKFICDNVYIAPVSKKAPITSNLNRVAYKIPIAHGEGRFFAPDDIIKQLEDQDRILFKYCNTEGNITSESNPNGSLNNIAGICSENFNVMGMMPHPERAADECLYNTDGLEIFREMLSNCLETIR; from the coding sequence ATGAAATTTGGTGTAATTACTTTTCCCGGATCAAATTGCGACAGAGATGTCATCTATGTTATCCGGCATCAATTAAAAGCTGAAGTAGTAAATCTATGGTATAAAGATCGTGATTTACAAAATTGCGACTTTATCATATTACCCGGAGGTTTTTCTTATGGCGATTATTTACGTTCCGGAGCAATAGCCCGTTTTGCACCGATTATGAATGAAGTAATAGCTTTTGCAAAACGAGGAGGTTATGTATTGGGCATATGCAACGGTTTCCAAATATTATGCGAGGCGGGTTTACTCCCCGGTGCATTGCTTCATAACCTCAACCGGAAATTTATCTGTGACAATGTATACATTGCGCCTGTATCAAAAAAAGCACCTATCACAAGTAATCTAAATCGTGTAGCATATAAAATTCCAATTGCTCACGGAGAAGGACGTTTTTTTGCTCCCGATGACATAATCAAACAACTCGAAGATCAAGACAGAATACTATTTAAATATTGCAACACCGAGGGCAATATCACATCTGAGTCAAACCCTAACGGATCGCTTAATAATATCGCCGGTATATGTAGCGAAAATTTCAATGTAATGGGTATGATGCCCCATCCCGAAAGAGCAGCCGATGAATGTTTATATAACACCGACGGTTTGGAAATATTCCGGGAAATGCTGTCAAATTGTTTGGAAACTATTCGCTAA
- the prsA gene encoding ribose-phosphate pyrophosphokinase, translating to MQIIEILINLQPSKKMEKKVKIFAGSATQTLAKEIADNFGAPLGNVILNRFSDGEFQPSFEETVRGHDVFIIQSTMPPAENLFELLLMVDAAKRASAKSINVVIPYYGFARQDRKDQPRVPIGAKLVANLLSAAGVNRIITMDLHADQIQGFFEFPVDHLYASTIFIPYIKNLQLPNLVMASPDMGGSKRANAYAKHLHCEVVICYKHRKKPNEIEKMLVIGDVEGKDIVLVDDMIDTAGTLAKAATLMMEKGANSVRAVSTHAIFSGNAIEKIENSPLSEVIVTNTIPNRFNSSKIKVLSVAPLFAQVIKNIVNYESISKNFIC from the coding sequence TTGCAAATCATAGAAATATTGATAAATTTGCAGCCCTCAAAAAAAATGGAAAAAAAGGTTAAAATATTTGCCGGTTCGGCCACTCAAACATTGGCAAAAGAGATCGCAGATAATTTTGGCGCTCCTCTTGGAAATGTCATTTTAAATCGGTTTAGTGATGGGGAATTCCAACCATCTTTTGAAGAAACGGTAAGGGGACACGATGTATTCATCATTCAATCTACTATGCCTCCTGCCGAAAATTTGTTTGAATTATTATTGATGGTAGATGCGGCCAAACGGGCATCGGCTAAAAGTATAAATGTAGTCATTCCGTATTATGGTTTTGCCCGTCAGGACCGGAAAGATCAGCCCAGAGTGCCCATAGGCGCAAAATTGGTAGCAAATTTGTTGTCAGCGGCAGGAGTCAACAGAATTATCACCATGGACTTGCACGCAGACCAAATACAAGGATTTTTCGAATTCCCTGTTGACCATTTATATGCTTCGACAATTTTCATCCCCTATATCAAAAACTTGCAACTCCCCAACCTTGTGATGGCTTCGCCCGATATGGGAGGATCTAAAAGGGCCAACGCATATGCCAAGCATCTTCACTGCGAAGTTGTTATTTGTTACAAACATAGAAAAAAACCCAACGAAATAGAAAAGATGCTTGTCATTGGAGACGTTGAAGGGAAAGATATTGTATTGGTTGACGACATGATAGATACAGCCGGTACATTAGCCAAAGCAGCCACACTGATGATGGAAAAAGGAGCCAATTCCGTGAGAGCTGTTTCAACTCATGCCATTTTCTCGGGTAACGCCATTGAAAAAATTGAAAACTCACCATTGTCTGAAGTTATTGTAACAAACACCATCCCCAATCGGTTTAACTCCTCAAAAATCAAAGTATTGTCCGTGGCTCCCCTTTTTGCACAAGTAATTAAAAATATTGTCAACTACGAATCTATTAGTAAAAACTTTATTTGTTAA
- the rplY gene encoding 50S ribosomal protein L25 encodes MKSLDLSAELRKQTGSKNAKDIRKNGNVTAVLYGGEKNYDLIIKRIDIERLLAKPETYLINVNFDGKTVRTVLKDVQFDPITDYPIHVDLLEVFDNKPVSVLVPVKTSGVSQGVLAGGKLQIKQRKLKVKAIPSKLPEFIEIDITNLGLGKSIRVEDIKLDGVEILGSPKSLVVHVKTARGAASPAEEAQQEAKK; translated from the coding sequence ATGAAATCATTAGATTTATCAGCCGAACTCCGCAAACAAACCGGTTCCAAAAACGCTAAAGATATTAGAAAAAACGGAAATGTGACGGCTGTTCTCTATGGAGGCGAAAAAAATTATGATTTAATCATCAAACGTATTGACATTGAACGTTTGTTGGCAAAACCCGAAACCTATTTGATCAACGTTAATTTTGACGGTAAAACAGTCAGAACCGTACTCAAAGACGTACAATTTGACCCTATCACCGACTATCCCATTCATGTAGATTTATTGGAAGTATTCGACAACAAACCGGTTTCTGTGTTGGTTCCCGTCAAAACTTCCGGTGTTTCCCAAGGTGTTTTGGCAGGTGGTAAGTTACAAATCAAACAACGTAAATTGAAAGTAAAAGCTATTCCATCAAAATTGCCGGAATTTATCGAAATCGATATTACTAACCTTGGATTGGGCAAAAGCATCCGCGTGGAAGATATTAAATTGGATGGAGTAGAAATACTCGGGAGTCCAAAATCTTTGGTTGTACATGTTAAAACGGCCCGGGGAGCTGCATCACCTGCAGAAGAAGCCCAACAGGAAGCCAAAAAATAA
- the pth gene encoding peptidyl-tRNA hydrolase, whose product MKYVIAGLGNPGPTYENTRHNIGFKIVDALASTILFSQERYALRAELKYKGRQVILIKPQTFMNLSGKAIKYWLEKEKIDIENLLVITDDIMLPFGKIRLRPKGSHGGHNGLRNIEEELQTQNYPRLRFGIGNNFSKGRQVDYVLGQWSPEELNVLPEKIEKAKQCVLDFVFLGIDRAMNLHNS is encoded by the coding sequence ATGAAATATGTCATAGCCGGTCTTGGGAATCCCGGACCGACATATGAAAATACCAGACATAACATCGGATTTAAAATAGTGGATGCACTTGCATCCACTATTTTATTTTCACAAGAACGTTATGCCCTGAGGGCCGAATTAAAGTACAAAGGACGTCAAGTAATTTTGATCAAACCTCAAACGTTCATGAATCTGAGTGGGAAAGCCATAAAATATTGGCTGGAAAAAGAAAAAATTGATATTGAAAATTTATTGGTTATCACCGATGACATCATGTTGCCATTCGGAAAAATCAGGTTAAGGCCTAAAGGTAGCCATGGTGGGCACAACGGTTTGCGAAACATAGAAGAAGAGCTGCAAACCCAAAATTATCCAAGATTGCGTTTTGGTATCGGAAATAACTTTTCTAAAGGGAGGCAAGTTGATTATGTCTTGGGACAATGGAGCCCGGAAGAACTGAATGTATTGCCCGAAAAAATTGAAAAAGCCAAACAATGTGTTTTGGATTTTGTTTTTTTGGGTATTGACCGCGCCATGAATTTGCATAATTCATAA